One Bdellovibrio sp. ArHS genomic window carries:
- the tatC gene encoding twin-arginine translocase subunit TatC, translating into MKSEELDSRAQSLYEHLADLRKRLINCALILVVATGICYGFSDQIFNFVRAPIAPYLPGGGLIYTGPLDKFIAHLKLAFVCGILVSCPFWLHQVWLFVAPGLYSKERKYTLGFIVSGTVLFVLGAAFSYYIALPMAFEFLMHFGGDVDKPMISIDQYMGFFTQMCLMFGVAFELPLVIVVLGMLGIVSQSFLRKNRRYAIMTIAVIAAIITPPDLLSMVMMLTPMWVLFEAAVLIVGVFEKKREFTERVNERE; encoded by the coding sequence ATGAAAAGCGAAGAACTGGATTCACGAGCGCAATCATTGTATGAGCATTTGGCTGATTTGCGTAAGCGTTTGATCAACTGCGCTTTGATTTTGGTCGTGGCGACCGGAATCTGTTATGGCTTCAGCGATCAGATTTTTAATTTTGTTCGTGCACCGATTGCCCCCTATTTGCCAGGTGGCGGTCTTATCTACACGGGGCCCTTAGATAAATTCATTGCGCATTTAAAGCTGGCTTTTGTGTGCGGTATTCTCGTTTCATGTCCATTTTGGCTTCATCAAGTTTGGCTTTTTGTTGCCCCTGGTTTGTACTCTAAAGAGCGCAAGTATACTCTTGGATTCATCGTTTCAGGAACGGTTCTGTTCGTTCTTGGCGCGGCCTTTTCTTATTACATCGCATTGCCGATGGCGTTCGAGTTCCTGATGCATTTCGGGGGAGATGTCGATAAGCCGATGATCTCTATTGATCAGTACATGGGCTTTTTTACCCAGATGTGTTTGATGTTCGGCGTGGCATTTGAGTTGCCATTGGTCATTGTAGTGTTGGGAATGCTGGGCATTGTTTCCCAATCTTTTTTACGCAAGAATCGCCGTTATGCAATTATGACTATCGCGGTGATTGCGGCGATTATCACTCCACCGGATCTTTTAAGTATGGTCATGATGTTGACACCTATGTGGGTTTTATTTGAAGCAGCCGTCCTTATCGTGGGTGTCTTTGAAAAGAAAAGAGAATTCACTGAACGAGTGAACGAGCGCGAATAG
- a CDS encoding twin-arginine translocase TatA/TatE family subunit — MFGLGMSELIFLGVLALIVIGPKELPELARTLGRFINELKRSTNVLGEELKQQARFDRIDFDEPPKKKTPPSSDSASPTQPSSDPQQMELTEQKPTEDKEHKPS, encoded by the coding sequence ATGTTTGGCTTAGGCATGTCAGAACTCATTTTCCTTGGTGTATTGGCCCTTATTGTTATTGGGCCTAAAGAGCTTCCAGAATTAGCTCGCACCCTGGGACGTTTCATAAATGAGCTTAAAAGAAGCACCAACGTTCTGGGCGAAGAACTCAAGCAACAGGCGCGCTTTGACAGAATCGACTTCGATGAACCACCGAAAAAAAAGACGCCGCCTTCTTCTGACTCCGCAAGCCCCACACAACCATCTTCTGATCCGCAACAGATGGAACTGACCGAGCAAAAACCCACTGAAGATAAAGAGCACAAACCTTCATGA
- a CDS encoding pitrilysin family protein, giving the protein MSKKFQLKNGMKVLFLESHKSPVVSVQMWVKTGSADEKKGEEGISHFIEHLVFKGTRKYNVGEIAATVEGSGGELNAYTSFDQTVFYVTISKQFSDVALDVISEMMGFPTFDPKEIDNEREVVIEEIKRGQDSPGRRASQLLFTNVFKKHPYGRPVIGYDKVVNTVSPKKILQYYHSRYVPSNMFLVVAGDFDSKEMKKKVEALFGAFAPYKLKKVARTKEPAQKSIRIKVEQAKFEQTTGYLTWRIPNVKHKDIAALEVLSAILGQGDSCRLMQSLRIREPLTNSVGSFSYSMQDDGLFAISFNLEKENLGKALAKMTPELVKLIEEPPTSSEMQKAITNFASHEVYSMETVDNIARKAGSNEFYYNDHDYYRKYMKEVYALKPEDIQKVAKKYFKPDTFGLSLMTNMDKKEAETILKSFAKDLRKALAKAKFSKDITKFKAKKFNINTGAVKHSPTTEKITLSSGATLLIREQKDTPYVAMKAAFLGGVRVEEENQNGLTELFSRNWLSGSKNFTEDDINLKVDELAAGLGAFGGRNSAGLSMDYLSPFEDKMLEVYADSLLHPLFPQDILEREKVVIKNQIKARNDNPAQICVLSFMQEIFKGHPYARDIIGTEASIDAINSEHLMAYYKKIAQAKNLTFCVVGDVNKSKWADKLEEITKQLPKGERISNKFPIADLKNGKKLYHELKKEQSHIIVGYRGLTLKDPNRFTLEIIQSILSGQGGRLFIELRDKNSLAYSVSPMHMEGLECGYFGGYIGCSPEKSEKAIQMLKAEFQKLADVKISEEELGRAQRYLIGRHDIELQRKSTICNALLFDDIYGLDYKETLDVADKYFAVTPEAVQDLAQKIFAQPSIISLVGPSDVDL; this is encoded by the coding sequence ATGTCTAAAAAATTTCAACTAAAAAACGGTATGAAGGTCCTTTTCTTAGAGAGTCACAAGTCTCCGGTGGTCTCAGTTCAAATGTGGGTGAAAACGGGCTCGGCCGACGAAAAAAAGGGTGAAGAGGGGATTTCACATTTCATCGAGCATTTGGTCTTTAAAGGAACCCGCAAGTACAATGTCGGCGAAATTGCCGCAACGGTCGAAGGCTCTGGCGGGGAGCTTAATGCCTACACATCGTTTGACCAAACGGTTTTTTACGTGACGATCTCGAAGCAATTCTCGGATGTGGCTTTGGATGTTATCAGTGAAATGATGGGTTTTCCGACATTTGACCCGAAAGAAATTGATAACGAGCGAGAAGTCGTGATCGAAGAAATCAAACGCGGCCAGGACAGCCCGGGTCGGCGCGCAAGCCAACTGCTCTTCACCAATGTGTTTAAGAAACATCCTTACGGGCGACCCGTGATCGGCTATGATAAAGTCGTCAACACTGTTTCACCTAAGAAGATTCTGCAGTATTACCACAGTCGTTACGTACCTTCGAACATGTTCCTGGTTGTCGCGGGAGACTTTGATTCAAAAGAAATGAAGAAAAAAGTGGAAGCGCTCTTTGGCGCCTTTGCTCCTTACAAGCTGAAAAAAGTCGCGCGCACGAAAGAGCCTGCGCAAAAATCAATCCGTATCAAGGTTGAACAAGCCAAGTTCGAACAAACTACCGGATATCTGACGTGGCGTATACCCAATGTCAAACATAAGGACATCGCGGCCCTTGAAGTCCTTTCTGCAATCCTGGGGCAAGGGGACTCCTGTCGGTTGATGCAAAGCTTGCGTATTCGTGAACCTTTGACGAACTCTGTAGGTTCCTTCAGTTATTCGATGCAGGATGATGGTCTGTTTGCGATTTCGTTTAACCTGGAAAAAGAGAATCTGGGTAAAGCCCTGGCGAAGATGACGCCGGAACTTGTGAAGCTGATTGAAGAACCGCCCACGTCCTCGGAAATGCAAAAAGCCATTACAAATTTTGCAAGTCACGAAGTGTATTCGATGGAAACGGTGGATAACATTGCGAGAAAAGCGGGAAGCAACGAGTTCTATTATAATGACCATGACTACTATCGTAAGTACATGAAAGAGGTCTACGCGTTAAAGCCCGAAGACATTCAGAAGGTTGCAAAAAAATATTTCAAACCCGATACCTTCGGTCTTTCCCTGATGACCAATATGGATAAGAAAGAAGCTGAAACAATTCTTAAGTCTTTTGCGAAGGATTTAAGAAAAGCTTTGGCGAAGGCTAAGTTTTCTAAAGATATTACCAAATTCAAAGCGAAGAAGTTCAACATCAACACTGGCGCAGTTAAGCATTCTCCGACAACGGAAAAAATAACCTTGTCGTCTGGGGCGACGTTGCTAATTCGCGAACAAAAAGATACCCCCTATGTTGCGATGAAGGCGGCGTTTTTGGGTGGCGTGCGGGTTGAAGAAGAAAATCAGAATGGCTTGACGGAGCTTTTTTCGCGTAACTGGCTTTCCGGATCAAAGAACTTTACCGAAGACGATATCAATCTTAAAGTCGATGAACTGGCTGCGGGCTTAGGAGCTTTCGGTGGCAGAAATTCTGCGGGTTTGTCGATGGACTACCTGTCGCCGTTTGAAGACAAAATGCTTGAGGTCTATGCAGATTCTTTACTTCACCCGCTTTTTCCTCAGGATATTCTAGAGCGGGAAAAGGTCGTTATTAAAAATCAGATCAAAGCGCGCAACGACAACCCCGCGCAGATTTGTGTCTTAAGCTTCATGCAGGAAATCTTTAAGGGCCACCCTTATGCCAGAGACATTATTGGAACTGAGGCCAGCATTGATGCGATCAATTCCGAGCATCTGATGGCTTACTATAAAAAGATCGCTCAGGCTAAAAACCTCACTTTCTGTGTTGTTGGTGACGTCAATAAAAGCAAATGGGCGGATAAGCTTGAAGAGATCACAAAACAACTTCCCAAAGGGGAGCGTATATCCAATAAATTCCCCATTGCGGATTTGAAAAACGGCAAAAAACTTTATCACGAGCTAAAAAAAGAGCAGAGCCATATTATCGTAGGCTATCGCGGTTTGACGCTGAAAGATCCAAACCGTTTCACTCTTGAAATTATTCAGTCCATTCTGAGTGGTCAGGGTGGTCGGCTATTTATCGAACTGCGTGATAAAAATTCTTTAGCCTACTCGGTATCACCTATGCATATGGAAGGTTTGGAGTGTGGATATTTCGGTGGATACATCGGTTGTTCTCCTGAAAAATCTGAAAAAGCCATTCAGATGCTGAAGGCTGAATTTCAAAAGTTGGCCGATGTGAAGATTTCAGAAGAGGAATTGGGTCGGGCGCAAAGGTATCTGATCGGACGTCATGACATTGAATTGCAAAGAAAAAGCACCATCTGTAATGCTCTTCTTTTCGACGACATTTATGGTCTTGATTACAAAGAGACATTGGACGTCGCGGATAAATATTTTGCCGTGACTCCCGAGGCGGTTCAGGATCTGGCGCAGAAGATTTTTGCGCAACCTTCAATCATCAGCTTGGTAGGCCCTTCAGACGTCGATCTTTAA
- the hemW gene encoding radical SAM family heme chaperone HemW — MAFGVYVHIPYCIQRCTYCDFATYEQSKILPPDQYVELLFKEIRQKHRYYTPQKLDTLYFGGGTPSLIPAPLIVSIIKELGRYGFTTGPDSEITIEINPATINEDKLKMYLDHGVNRFSVGAQTFDDRLLKMVHREHSAKQTLETLDLLRAHDLNFSFDILFALPSQTVAGLKNDVKIAIEQGAKHISPYCLTVPDGHPLSKGRPLEEEQVEMFDIIADQLTTSGFQQYEISNFALPGFESRHNMLYWVDEPYWGLGLSAHSYSLESAWGTRYWNINSINEYQKQILAFDGQEFTSPATHLPAAQHEILEMHQALTDFCHTSMRLMRGLSQEKLAQKFPSDIAQKVSEILNSLIQKRWVQYGRGHWSLTREGLVLSNKVFQELTFLAEDI; from the coding sequence ATGGCATTTGGCGTCTACGTTCACATTCCTTACTGTATTCAGCGCTGCACTTATTGTGACTTCGCGACTTATGAGCAAAGTAAGATTTTGCCTCCGGATCAGTATGTCGAATTGCTTTTCAAAGAAATTCGCCAGAAGCACCGCTATTACACCCCGCAAAAGTTGGACACGCTTTACTTTGGCGGAGGAACACCGAGCTTGATCCCAGCTCCTCTCATTGTATCGATTATCAAAGAGCTGGGTAGATACGGATTTACAACTGGACCCGATAGCGAAATTACGATCGAAATCAATCCGGCAACAATCAACGAAGACAAGTTAAAAATGTATTTAGATCATGGAGTGAACCGCTTCAGTGTTGGCGCTCAAACTTTCGATGATCGGTTGTTGAAAATGGTCCACCGCGAACACTCGGCAAAGCAAACCCTGGAAACACTGGACCTTTTGCGGGCTCATGATTTAAACTTCAGTTTCGATATTTTATTTGCCCTGCCTTCACAAACAGTTGCGGGCTTGAAAAACGATGTGAAAATCGCGATAGAACAAGGTGCTAAACATATCAGCCCCTATTGTTTGACTGTTCCTGATGGACACCCTCTGTCAAAAGGCCGTCCTTTGGAAGAAGAGCAGGTCGAAATGTTCGACATCATTGCCGATCAACTCACGACCAGCGGTTTTCAGCAGTACGAAATATCCAACTTCGCCTTACCTGGATTCGAATCGCGTCACAATATGCTTTATTGGGTGGACGAGCCCTATTGGGGATTGGGACTCAGCGCCCACTCATACAGTTTGGAATCGGCTTGGGGCACTCGCTATTGGAACATCAACTCTATCAATGAATACCAAAAGCAAATTTTGGCGTTTGATGGGCAAGAGTTTACTTCACCGGCGACGCATCTGCCTGCTGCTCAACACGAAATTCTGGAGATGCATCAAGCTCTCACCGACTTTTGTCATACTTCGATGCGTTTAATGCGTGGGCTCAGTCAGGAAAAGCTGGCGCAAAAGTTTCCGTCAGACATCGCGCAAAAAGTCAGCGAAATCTTAAACTCTTTAATTCAAAAGCGCTGGGTTCAATATGGCCGTGGGCATTGGTCGCTTACACGTGAAGGCTTGGTTTTAAGCAATAAAGTCTTTCAAGAATTAACCTTCCTCGCTGAAGATATTTAA
- the grpE gene encoding nucleotide exchange factor GrpE, whose product MSEENNSQNSNSANPENAAANGSSEIQKLQEQAEKFKNDFLYLRAEFENYKRNAIKERSDLVKYGGERFIRDLLEVVDNFERALQTTVSAENFATFRQGVEMTAQELKSLLQRHSVNEIPAQGAAFDPNYHEALGSEPTEQVAPGHILRVFKKPYKFHDKVIRPGQVVVAKKPE is encoded by the coding sequence ATGTCAGAAGAAAATAACTCTCAAAATTCCAATTCTGCCAATCCAGAAAATGCAGCCGCAAACGGCTCTTCTGAAATTCAGAAACTTCAAGAACAAGCAGAGAAGTTCAAAAACGACTTCTTGTATCTAAGAGCAGAGTTCGAAAACTATAAACGCAACGCCATCAAGGAACGCTCTGATCTTGTTAAGTACGGCGGCGAGCGTTTTATCCGTGACCTTCTTGAAGTGGTTGATAATTTCGAACGCGCATTGCAAACCACTGTGAGTGCTGAAAATTTTGCGACGTTCCGTCAGGGTGTCGAAATGACAGCACAAGAACTTAAGTCTTTGTTGCAACGTCATTCGGTGAACGAAATCCCCGCGCAAGGTGCTGCTTTTGATCCCAATTATCACGAAGCCCTGGGCAGCGAGCCGACCGAACAGGTGGCGCCGGGACACATTCTTCGTGTCTTTAAAAAGCCTTATAAGTTTCATGACAAAGTTATTCGTCCAGGCCAAGTGGTGGTTGCTAAGAAACCAGAATAA
- a CDS encoding DnaJ C-terminal domain-containing protein — protein sequence MSKKDLYSTLGVSRSASAEEIKKAYRKLAIQYHPDKNPGDKKAEEKFKEISQAYDVLSDAKKREMYDQFGHAGAQGFGGGAGPGGFGGAGGFGGFGGFGNQGGAGGASGGDPFQDIFGDVFGEIFGNARGGAGARGRRQQAKGTDLRYTLNISFEDSALGAEKVISFVRQKGGKEETAKLSVNVPAGVKEGQRLKLAGEGDAPAGASAGDLYVIINIQEHPLFKRHENDVILDLPIVYTDAILGTNIEVPTLTGKAMIRIPPGTHSGQTFRLKGKGFPKLGGFGSGDMLVKVLVDTPHHISARQKELIEELAKSTESSPLVKAFQEKVSHIMRNRK from the coding sequence TTGTCTAAAAAAGACTTATACTCCACATTAGGTGTCTCTCGATCAGCTTCCGCGGAAGAGATCAAGAAGGCGTATCGCAAACTTGCGATACAATATCATCCTGACAAAAATCCCGGCGATAAAAAAGCTGAAGAAAAGTTCAAGGAAATCAGTCAGGCCTACGATGTCTTGAGTGACGCCAAAAAACGTGAAATGTACGACCAGTTCGGCCATGCGGGCGCTCAAGGTTTCGGCGGTGGTGCCGGACCTGGCGGGTTTGGTGGCGCTGGTGGCTTCGGAGGATTTGGCGGCTTTGGCAATCAAGGTGGTGCCGGCGGAGCTTCCGGTGGCGATCCCTTTCAAGATATCTTCGGGGATGTTTTCGGAGAAATATTTGGAAATGCTCGTGGCGGCGCTGGCGCTCGAGGCCGTCGTCAACAAGCCAAGGGCACGGATCTACGCTACACTTTAAATATCTCTTTTGAAGATTCGGCGCTGGGCGCGGAAAAAGTTATCAGCTTCGTTCGCCAAAAAGGCGGAAAAGAAGAAACAGCAAAGCTTTCGGTCAACGTCCCTGCCGGCGTCAAGGAAGGTCAAAGACTGAAACTTGCCGGAGAAGGCGACGCCCCGGCTGGCGCATCTGCTGGTGATCTTTATGTCATCATCAACATTCAGGAACATCCTTTATTTAAACGACATGAAAATGATGTCATCTTGGATCTTCCGATCGTTTATACAGATGCCATTTTAGGTACAAACATTGAGGTTCCGACTTTAACGGGCAAGGCGATGATCCGCATTCCGCCGGGAACTCATTCGGGCCAGACGTTCCGACTAAAAGGAAAAGGTTTTCCAAAGTTAGGTGGCTTTGGATCCGGTGACATGTTGGTCAAAGTCCTTGTCGATACTCCCCACCATATTTCAGCACGACAAAAAGAACTTATTGAAGAGCTTGCGAAGTCGACAGAGTCCTCGCCTCTTGTAAAAGCCTTTCAGGAAAAAGTCTCGCACATCATGAGGAACAGAAAATGA
- a CDS encoding penicillin-binding protein activator translates to MTFRFALLLSACLLASCTTVATKKRPPYKPTPVTSTTKKPKSMAGMTAGRTPEQIQSEALTLPEQPKTEDALEYLKLLVNKSVQAPTKTEQDANRLHAIDIVENKLNEDQLEEVADGSDFGYLRAHAMYRLGELALDKKDTSAAKKYFSAVNDFVPGTDQAIRAQEMIQQLDASKNVHTETVGVILPLSGKNAPVGQRALRGLEMGLGLHIPGSGFKLAVMDSEGNPDSARRGVERLVKEDNVIAIVGSLLSKTAPAVAAKSDELGVPTVALSQRSGLTEIGPTVFRNSLTSGMQVRALVRTAMENLGMKKFAILYPNDAYGVEFTNIFWDEVLARGGQITAVQNYSTKETDFRLVIQRLVGTYFGEARQDEFNLRLKELQHSDKKRSVRQSNLENVLPPIADFDAIFIPDSVKAMGQISAMLSYNDVKNVKLMGTNLWNTKDVARRAGNFSNNLLFVDSLTPTAQDKSRFVAEYRALYNEDPSLIEVQAYDAGLILRQLIVAGADSREKLTEKLSQLNRFPGALGALSMNSEREIERPVTALTVEKGEVIPFKTLVK, encoded by the coding sequence ATGACGTTTCGATTCGCACTTTTGTTAAGCGCATGCCTTTTAGCTTCCTGTACGACGGTCGCAACAAAAAAGCGACCTCCCTACAAGCCTACACCGGTGACTTCAACGACAAAAAAGCCAAAGTCTATGGCGGGCATGACGGCGGGCCGAACCCCCGAACAAATTCAAAGCGAAGCTTTGACTTTGCCGGAGCAGCCCAAGACAGAAGATGCGTTGGAATATTTAAAACTCCTTGTGAATAAATCCGTTCAGGCGCCGACTAAAACAGAACAAGATGCCAATCGCCTGCATGCCATCGATATCGTCGAAAACAAACTGAACGAGGATCAACTGGAAGAAGTCGCTGACGGGTCAGACTTTGGCTATCTTCGCGCCCATGCGATGTACCGTCTTGGTGAACTGGCTCTTGATAAAAAAGACACTTCAGCCGCAAAAAAGTATTTTTCCGCGGTAAATGATTTTGTCCCAGGAACAGATCAGGCCATTCGCGCGCAAGAGATGATCCAGCAGTTAGATGCCTCTAAAAATGTGCATACCGAAACCGTGGGGGTCATTCTTCCCTTAAGCGGCAAGAATGCTCCTGTTGGACAGCGAGCCTTGCGCGGTCTTGAGATGGGTCTGGGTCTTCATATTCCCGGATCGGGTTTCAAATTAGCTGTCATGGATAGCGAAGGAAATCCGGACTCGGCCCGCCGAGGTGTCGAGCGTTTGGTTAAAGAAGATAATGTGATCGCAATTGTCGGTAGCTTGTTAAGCAAGACGGCCCCTGCCGTGGCGGCAAAATCTGACGAGTTGGGTGTTCCCACTGTAGCTCTTTCACAAAGATCAGGGCTGACAGAAATTGGACCGACTGTTTTTCGAAACTCTTTAACCAGCGGAATGCAGGTTCGTGCTTTAGTTCGCACCGCCATGGAAAACTTGGGCATGAAGAAGTTTGCGATCCTTTATCCAAACGATGCCTACGGTGTCGAGTTCACAAATATCTTCTGGGATGAAGTCCTGGCGCGCGGCGGGCAGATCACGGCCGTGCAAAACTACTCCACTAAAGAAACAGACTTCCGCCTTGTTATTCAAAGACTCGTGGGCACTTACTTCGGCGAAGCTCGCCAAGATGAATTCAATTTGCGTTTAAAAGAACTTCAGCACAGTGACAAAAAAAGATCCGTGCGTCAGTCGAATCTAGAGAATGTTCTGCCACCCATTGCGGACTTCGATGCGATATTTATTCCTGATAGCGTGAAAGCCATGGGACAGATCTCTGCTATGCTTTCTTATAATGATGTTAAGAATGTGAAGCTTATGGGTACCAACCTTTGGAACACCAAAGACGTCGCACGCAGAGCGGGTAACTTTTCTAACAACCTGCTTTTCGTGGACAGTCTGACACCGACAGCCCAGGACAAGTCACGTTTTGTTGCTGAATACAGAGCGCTCTATAATGAGGACCCTTCACTCATCGAAGTTCAGGCGTACGATGCAGGTCTTATTCTGCGCCAGCTTATCGTGGCCGGCGCCGACAGTCGCGAAAAGTTAACGGAAAAGCTTAGCCAGCTAAACCGCTTCCCTGGCGCCTTAGGGGCTCTTTCGATGAATTCTGAACGCGAAATTGAGCGTCCGGTCACAGCCCTAACTGTTGAAAAAGGCGAAGTAATTCCTTTTAAAACCCTCGTTAAATAG
- a CDS encoding TraR/DksA C4-type zinc finger protein, producing the protein MTGRISENLVMECRKKLLIAKQDVLNRFRTAQRELAHTERGGDEADQSVAHIAEHSFLVTQARMRNQLVEIEMALARIEQGTFGICEETEEMIETERLLAIPWTRLSIEGAEMREAVGRKFAR; encoded by the coding sequence ATGACGGGTCGTATTTCTGAAAACTTAGTGATGGAGTGTAGAAAAAAGCTTCTCATTGCCAAACAGGATGTCCTGAATAGATTCAGAACGGCCCAGCGCGAACTTGCCCACACAGAGCGCGGCGGCGATGAAGCCGACCAATCCGTTGCCCACATCGCGGAACATTCTTTTTTAGTAACTCAAGCACGCATGCGAAACCAACTGGTCGAAATCGAAATGGCTTTGGCGCGCATTGAACAGGGCACATTTGGTATCTGCGAAGAGACGGAAGAAATGATCGAGACAGAACGCTTGTTAGCTATCCCTTGGACACGCCTCAGTATCGAAGGTGCTGAGATGCGAGAAGCAGTTGGTCGTAAATTTGCGCGATAG
- a CDS encoding TraR/DksA family transcriptional regulator produces MNVTELTEQELQNLRESLLFQKSSILNKTHEFKAEQSSIGNVADEAEVASQDISNNISIHLHERDRTALYAIERALSKIADGTYGQCESCGEIIGARRLQARPFTALCIECMEEQESHSNLFQ; encoded by the coding sequence ATGAACGTAACCGAACTTACGGAACAAGAATTACAAAATTTGCGTGAATCGTTGCTTTTCCAAAAAAGCTCGATCCTCAATAAGACGCACGAATTTAAAGCTGAACAATCCAGCATCGGCAACGTTGCGGACGAGGCTGAAGTGGCGTCACAAGATATCTCAAATAATATATCCATTCATCTTCATGAAAGAGATCGTACTGCTCTTTATGCCATTGAAAGAGCTCTGTCGAAAATTGCTGACGGGACCTATGGCCAGTGCGAATCCTGCGGTGAAATTATCGGCGCACGTCGACTTCAGGCCAGACCGTTCACCGCTCTTTGCATTGAATGTATGGAAGAACAAGAAAGCCATTCGAATCTTTTTCAATAA